The sequence TAAGGAAATGGTCGACAGCGCACCTTCCGTAATCAAGGAAGCTGCCAGCAAAGACGACGCTGAAGAAGCCAAGAAGAAGCTTGAGGAAGCAGGCGCTTCTGTTGAGCTTAAGTAAGAGTCGGCTGTTGATCGAAACCGTGCATTAAGCATGGATAGGCTGGTGGCTTTGTGCCACCGGCCTTTTTCTGTTGTATATGCTATAGAGTCTGGTGAGTACGAACAGGTCGATATTGGACCTCTAACCTACAGCCAGAGTCTTGTTCAAGACGGCGAGAAATGCCGAGCAATTCGGCCCCGAAGCAGAACAATGGTTGCTTCTTGATACCAGGTATCAGGTCTAAAGCTGGGGAATGCAGATGACTTACTCCTACACTGAGAAAAAGCGGATTCGCAAAGATTTTAGTAAATTGCCTTCCGTGATGGACGTCCCCTATTTGCTGTCTATTCAGCTGGATTCGTTCCGGGACTTCCTCCAAATGGAAGCCGCTCCTGAGGACCGTCGGGAAACCGGTCTTCACGCAGCATTCAAATCCGTATTCCCGATTGTCAGTTACTCTGGCAACGCCGCGCTCGAATACGTGAGTTACCGTATCGGTGAGCCGGTTTTCGATGTCAAGGAATGCCAGCTTAGGGGCGTAACCTACGCAGCGCCGCTGCGGGTGAAAGTCCGTCTTATCATTTATGATAAGGAATCGTCCAACAAGGCGATCAAGGACATTAAAGAGCAGGAAGTTTACATGGGCGAGATGCCCTTGATGACCGAGAACGGTACCTTCGTTATCAACGGTACCGAGCGCGTTATTGTTTCCCAGCTCCACCGTTCACCGGGTGTGTTCTTCGATCACGACAAGGGTAAGACCCATTCATCCGGCAAGCTGCTGTATTCAGCCCGGGTGATTCCTTACCGTGGCTCCTGGCTCGATTTCGAGTTCGATCCGAAGGACTCCGTGTTCGTTCGTATCGACCGTCGCCGGAAGCTGCCCGCGTCCATCCTGCTTCGGTCTCTGGGGTACACCTCCGAGCAGATGCTTGAGATGTTCTTCGAAACCAGTAAGTTCAGCCTGGGCGCAGAAGTGTGCAAGCTGGAACTGGTTCCGAGCCGACTGCGTGGTGACATTGCAACCTTCGATATCAAAGACAACGAAGGCAATGTGATCGCCGAAGAAGGTCGCCGGATTACTGCGCGCCACATCAAGCAGTTGGAAAAAGCCGGTATTAACGAACTGGAAGTGCCGACTGAGTATCTTTATGGCCGCGTTCTGGCGAAAGATATGGTCGACACCAAAACCGGTGAAGTGCTGGTTGAGTGTAACTCCGAACTGACCGAAGAGCTGATTACAAAGATTCTGGATGCCGGTGTGACAGAGATCGAAACTCTGTATACCAATGATCTGGACTGTGGTCCGTTCATGTCAGATACACTGCGCATCGATCCGACCCGCACGCCTCTGGAGGCGCTGGTCGAAATCTATCGCATGATGCGTCCGGGCGAGCCGCCCACTAAAGAGTCGGCCGAGAACCTGTTTAACAACCTGTTCTTCTCCGAAGAGCGTTACGACCTGTCTTCAGTTGGTCGTATGAAGCTCAATCGTCGGCTTCGTCGCGAGGAAAGTACCGGCGAAGGTACGCTGACTCATGAGGACATTATTGATGTTCTCAAGACTCTGATCGATATCCGTAATGGCCAGGGCAATGTGGATGACATTGATAACCTGGGTAACCGTCGCGTTCGTTGCGTCGGTGAGATGGCTGAAAACCAGTTCCGTGTGGGGCTGGTGCGCGTCGAGCGTGCTGTGCGCGAACGCTTGAGCCTTGCCGAGAGCGAAGGCCTGATGCCGCAGGATCTGATTAACGCCAAGCCGGTGGCGGCTGCCGTTAAGGAGTTCTTTGGCTCCAGCCAGCTGTCGCAGTTTATGGATCAGAACAATCCGCTGTCCGAGGTAACTCACAAGCGTCGTATCTCGGCCCTTGGGCCGGGTGGTCTGACCCGTGAGCGTGCCGGCTTCGAAGTTCGTGACGTGCATCCGACTCACTATGGTCGGGTATGTCCTATCGAGACTCCGGAAGGTCCGAACATCGGTCTGATCAACTCGCTGGCGACCTATGCCCGTTCCAACTCCTACGGTTTCCTTGAGAGTCCGTACAGGAAAGTTGTTGAGGGTGTGGTTACGGATGAAGTCGTGTATCTGTCCGCCATCGAAGAGAGCAACTATGTCATCGCCCAGGCCAGCGCGGCTATGGACGAAGAGAGTAAGCGTCTCACCGATGAGCTGGTCACCGTGCGGCACCAGAACGAATTTACGGTGACACCGCCCGAGAGCGTTAACTTCATGGACGTATCACCGCGCCAGGTAGTTTCTGTCGCTGCGTCTCTGATTCCGTTCCTGGAACACGACGATGCTAACCGCGCCCTGATGGGGGCTAACATGCAGCGTCAGGCGGTTCCGACTCTGCGCTCCCAGGTTCCTCTGGTCGGCACCGGTGTTGAACGCACCGTGGCCCAGGACTCCGGTGTTTGTGTAACTGCCCGTCGTGGCGGTGTCATTGAGAGTGTGGATGCGGCCCGTATCGTGGTGCGCGTCCAAAATGAGGAAACCGAAGCGGGTGATGCGGGTGTAGATATCTACAACCTCACCAAATATACCCGTTCAAACCAGAACACCTGTATCAACCAGCGTTCTATCGTGCGTGAGGGTGATGTCATTGCCCGCGGCGACGTGCTGGCAGATGGTCCGTCTGTGGATCTGGGTGAACTGGCGCTGGGGCAGAATATGCGTATCGCGTTCATGCCCTGGAACGGTTACAACTTTGAGGACTCCATTCTTATCTCCGAGAAAGTGGTTCAGGAAGATCGCCTGACCACCATCCACATTCAGGAACTGACCTGTGTGGCTCGGGATACCAAGCTGGGTAGCGAAGAAATCACCGCTGATATTCCGAACGTAGGTGAGAGCGCGCTGTCCAAGCTGGATGAGTCCGGTATTGTCTATATCGGTGCTGAGGTTGGCGCAGGGGATATCCTGGTCGGCAAGGTTACGCCGAAAGGCGAAACCCAGCTCACTCCGGAGGAGAAGCTGCTACGTGCCATCTTCGGTGAGAAGGCCTCGGACGTTAAGGACACGTCTTCACGTGTTCCTACCGGTACCCGCGGTACCGTGATCGACGTGCAGGTCTTCACTCGCGACGGTATTGAGAAGGACCAGCGTGCCCAGTCCATCGAGAAAGAGCAGTTGGACCAGTACCGCAAGGACCTGAAAGACGAATACCGTATCGTTGAGGGTGCTACCTTTGAGCGTCTGATGAATGCGCTGAAAGGGCAGGAAGTGATCAGTGGTCCGGGGCTGAAGAAAGGTGCGGCACTGGACGAGAGCTACCTGGCCGAGCTGCCACGGCCCGACTGGTTCAAGCTGCGGATGAAAGACGACAGCCTGAATGAGCTCCTGGAGAAATCCGAGCAGGGTCTGGAAGATCGCAAGAAAGAGCACGACGCACGGTTTGACGATAAGAAGGGCAAGTTGCAGCAAGGCGACGACCTGGCTCCTGGCGTGCTCAAGATCGTCAAGGTCTACCTTGCTATCAAGCGTCGCATCCAGCCGGGCGACAAGATGGCTGGCCGTCACGGTAACAAGGGTGTTATTTCTTCGGTCATGCCGATTGAAGATATGCCTTACGATGAGTACGGCAACACTGTAGATGTCGTTTTGAACCCGCTGGGTGTACCGTCGCGGATGAACGTAGGTCAGGTGCTTGAGACCCATCTGGGTGCAGCGGCCAAGGGGCTGGGTGAGCGGATCAGCAAGATGCTGGACGAGCAACGCAAGATTGCCGAGCTGCGCAAGCTGCTGGATGAGATCTACAACCACTCGGATGAAGTGTTCAAGGTGGATCTGGATTCCCTGTCTGACAAGGAAATCCTGGAGATGTGCCACAACCTTCGTGGTGGTGTACCTATGGCAACACCGGTCTTCGATGGTGCCAAGGAAGCCGAGGTCAAGCGGATGCTTGAGCTCGCTGGCCTGAGCACTACCGGCCAGACCATGTTGTACGATGGCCGTACCGGGGATGAATTTGATCGTCCGGTGACCGTCGGCTACATGTACATCCTGAAGCTGAACCACCTGATCGACGACAAGATGCACGCTCGTTCCACCGGTTCTTACAGCCTGGTTACCCAGCAGCCGCTGGGTGGTAAGGCGCAGTTCGGTGGTCAGCGCTTCGGTGAGATGGAAGTGTGGGCCCTCGAGGCTTACGGCGCAGCATATACGCTGCAGGAAATGCTCACCGTCAAGTCTGATGATGTGAATGGTCGGACCAAGATGTACAAGAACATTGTCGATGGCGATCATCGCATGGAGCCGGGCATGCCCGAGTCCTTCAACGTTCTTGTCAAGGAAATCCGCTCGTTGGGTATCGACATCGAGCTGGAATCCGAGTGAGCCGAATTGTTTTTGGCAGCGTGAGCGGGCACGTCGAGTGCCCGCCCGAGATTAACGCCATCCGGAGCTTTTACTGATGAAAGATTTGCTGAATCTTCTCAAGAGCCAGAACCAAAGCAAGGAATTTGATGCCATCCGAATCGGCCTGGCATCGCCTGACATGATTCGCTCGTGGTCTTTTGGCGAAGTGAAGAAGCCTGAGACCATTAATTACCGTACCTTCAAGCCGGAGCGTGACGGTCTTTTCTGTGCCAAGATCTTCGGCCCGATCAAGGACTACGAGTGCTTGTGTGGCAAGTACAAGCGCCTCAAACATCGCGGTGTTATCTGCGAGAAGTGTGGCGTGGAAGTGGCACTGGCGAGTGTTCGCCGTGAGCGAATGGGCCACATTGAGCTGGCCAGTCCGGTCGCCCATATCTGGTTTCTGAAATCACTGCCGTCCCGCATCGGTTTGATGTTGGACATGACCCTGCGCGATATCGAGCGCGTGTTGTACTTTGAATCGTTCATTGTGATCGATCCGGGTATGACCACGCTTGAGAGTGGTCAGCTGCTGAACGATGAGCAGTACTACGAGGCGCTGGAAGAGTTCGGTGACGAGTTCGATGCCCGTATGGGTGCCGAGGCCGTCAAGGAGCTGCTTGAGGGCATCGACCTGCAGGCCGAGGTGGATTCGCTGCGCGAGGAAATCCCGCAGACCAACTCTGAAACCAAAATCAAGAAGTTCAGCAAGCGCCTGAAGATTCTTGAGGCCTTCCTCTACTCCGGCAACAAGCCGGGCGACATGGTCATGACCGTGCTGCCGGTTCTGCCGCCGGACTTGCGTCCGCTGGTACCGCTGGACGGTGGCCGTTTCGCGACTTCCGATCTCAACGACCTTTACCGTCGTGTGATCAACCGGAACAATCGCCTCAAGCGCCTGCTGGAGCTGAACGCTCCGGACATCATCGTGCGTAACGAGAAGCGGATGCTGCAGGAAGCTGTGGACGCATTGCTGGATAACGGTCGTCGCGGTCGCGCCATTACCGGAACCAACAAGCGTCCGCTGAAGTCTCTGGCTGACATGATCAAGGGTAAGCAGGGTCGTTTCCGTCAAAACCTGCTTGGTAAGCGTGTGGACTACTCCGGTCGTTCGGTGATTGTAGTGGGTCCGTACCTGCGTCTGCACCAGTGTGGTCTTCCCAAGAAGATGGCCCTGGAGCTGTTCAAGCCGTTTATTTTCTCCAAGCTTGAGCACCGCGGTCTGGCAACCACGATCAAGGCCGCCAAGAAGATGGTCGAACGTGAGGAAGGCGTTGTCTGGGACATCCTCGACGAAGTCATCCGCGAGCATCCGATCATGCTGAACCGTGCGCCGACCCTGCACCGTTTGGGTATCCAGGCGTTCGAGCCGGTATTGATTGAAGGCAAGGCTATCCAGTTGCACCCCTTGGTGTGTGCGGCGTACAACGCCGACTTCGACGGTGACCAGATGGCGGTACACGTGCCGCTGACACTGGAAGCCCAGCTCGAAGCCCGTGCGTTGATGATGTCTACCAACAACGTACTGTCGCCGGCGAATGGTGAGCCCATCATCGTACCGTCGCAGGACGTGGTTCTGGGTCTGTATTACATGACCCGTGAGCGTAAAAATGCGGTTGGTGAGGGCATGACCTTCGCGGACGTGAAAGAGGCGCATCGCGCCTACGGTGCTGGCAAGGTTGACCTCCAGGCACGCGTCAAGGTGCGGGTCAAGGAAGTAGCCATTGCTGAAGATGGTTCTCGCTCCGAAGCGTACAACATTGTTGATACCACGGTCGGCCGTGCCCTGTTGTTTGATATCGTGCCCGATGGCCTCTCCTTCGAGCTGGTCAACAAGCCGATGGTCAAGAAGGCAATTTCGAACCTCATCAACACCTGTTATCGCGATGCCGGTTTGAAAGACACGGTTATCTTCGCGGATCAGCTCATGTACATGGGTTATCACTATGCGACGGTATCCGGTATCTCCATCGGCTTTAACGATTTCGAGATCCCCCCTGAGAAGTACGAGCTGGTTGATGCCGCTTCCCAGGAAGTGAAGGACATCGAAACTCAGTACGCGTCCGGTCTGCTGACCCAGGGCGAAAAGTACAACAAGGTCATCGACATCTGGTCCCGCGCCAACGACAAGGTCTCCAAGGCCATGATGGAGCGTCTGTCGAAAGAGCAGGTTGTTGGCCCGGATGGTCAACCTGTGAAGGGCGAAGATGGCGAATACCTGATGCAGGAGTCGTTCAACTCTGTCTACATGATGGCGGATTCCGGCGCCCGGGGTTCTGCGGCACAGATTCGTCAGCTCGCCGGTATGCGTGGTCTGATGGCCAAACCGGACGGTTCGATCATCGAGACGCCAATCACGGCGAACTTCCGTGAAGGTCTGAACGTACTTCAGTACTTCATCTCGACTCATGGTGCTCGTAAAGGTCTGGCGGATACCGCTCTGAAGACGGCTAACTCAGGTTACCTGACCCGTCGTCTGGTTGACGTGTCTCAGGATCTGGTTGTAACCGAGGAAGACTGTGGCACCGATGAAGGCCTGCTGATGACGCCGCACATCGAAGGTGGCGACGTTGTTGTGCCGCTGGGTGATCGTGTTCTGGGTCGTGTAACTGCCCGTGATGCCTTTACGCCGACCGACAAGGACAACGCCGTTGTTTCAGCCGGTACGCTGCTTGATGAGAAAACCATCGAGACGCTGGAGCGCGCGGGTGTGGACGAAGTCTGGGTTCGCTCTGCGATTACCTGTGAAACCCGTCATGGCATCTGTTCCAAGTGTTACGGCCGTGATCTGGCCCGTGGTCATCAGGTTAACGTTGGTGAAGCTGTTGGCGTTATCGCGGCTCAGTCCATCGGTGAGCCGGGTACCCAGCTTACGATGCGTACCTTCCACATTGGTGGTGCAGCCAGCCGGGCGTCTGCTGTCGATAACATCCAGGTCAAGCACGGCGGTACGGTACGCCTGCACAACCTGAAGTCTATTGAAAAGACTGACGGCTCCCTGGTTGTTATTTCCCGTTCCTCCGCGCTGGCGATTGCCGACGAGCAGGGCCGTGAGCGTGAGTGGTACAAACTGCCCTACGGTGCTGTTCTGTCTGTGAAGCATGGCGATGCCGTGGAAGCTGGCGTTGTTGTGGCGAAGTGGGATCCGCATACCCACCCGATTATCGCCGAGGCCGAAGGTACCGCGAAGTTCGTCAACATGGATCAGGGCATCACTGTCCGGACCCAGACCGACGAGCTTACCGGCCTGTCCACCATGGAGGTTATCGATCCGAAGGAGCGTCCGGCGGCTGGTAAGGATATCCGTCCGGCGATCCAGATTCAGGATTCCAGTGGCAACGATGTAGAGCTGCCAGGTGGTGGTGCTGCGATCTTCTTCCTGCCGGCCAACGCACTGGTCACCATGGCCAACGGCGCCCGGATTGAGCTGGGTGACGTAGTTGCCCGGATTCCGCAGGAAAGCTCGAAGACCCGTGACATTACTGGTGGTCTGCCGCGGGTTGCCGACCTGTTCGAGGCCCGTCGCCCGAAAGAGTCGTCCATCCTGGCGGAAATCAGTGGCATGGTGTCCTTCGGTAAAGAAACCAAAGGCAAGAAGCGTCTGGTTATTACGCCGAAAGATGCTGATGCCTATGAGGTTCTGATTCCGAAGCATCGCCAGCTCAACGTATTCGAAGGTGAAACGGTTGAGAAGGGTGAGGTGATCTCGGACGGTCCGTCCAATCCGCACGACATTCTGCGTCTGCTGGGTGTGGTCGAGCTGGCCAAGTACATCACCAACGAAATCCAGGACGTGTATCGTCTGCAGGGTGTTGTTATCAACGATAAACACATTGAGGTTATCGTTCGTCAGATGCTGCGGAAGGTTGAAATTAACGATCCCGGCGAAACGACACTGCTGTCTGGCGACCAGGTGGAAATCACCCAGGTTCTGGAAGAAAACGAGACCGCGAACGCAGCGGACAAAGAACCGGCACGGTTCGATCGTCTGCTGTTGGGTATCACCAAAGCCTCCCTGGCAACTGAGTCGTTCATCTCTGCGGCTTCGTTCCAGGAGACTACCCGCGTACTCACCGAAGGTGCAGTTACCGGTAAGCGTGACTACCTGCGCGGTCTGAAAGAAAACGTTGTGGTTGGTCGACTGATTCCTGCGGGTACCGGTCTGGCCTATCACAGTGAGCGTCGCCGCAAGCGCGAACTGGAAGCCCAGGGCGTGACTGCTGCCGACGTGGAAGAAGCACTGAGCGCGGAGCTCAACCGCGAAAGCTGAGTTGAGCCGGCGTACCATCTCCGGGTAGTTACCTACCCGTGAGGTGGTTAAAAAGAGACCAGTCATCTTGACTGTCCAGGGGCGCAGGCTTACACTTGCGTCCCTTAAATTTTACCCCCTGCATAGGGGGTAAGTTTCATTGATATGGTTTTTTGGAGTTTGCTTACATGGCAACGATTAATCAGTTGGTGCGTAAGCCTCGTAAGCGCAAGGTAGCCAAGAGCGATGTTCCTGCTCTCCAGGCCTGCCCTCAGCGCCGTGGTGTGTGCACTCGTGTATATACCACAACGCCGAAGAAGCCGAACTCAGCACTGCGTAAAGTGTGCCGTGTTCGTCTGACCAACGGCTACGAGGTTTCCTCTTACATTGGTGGTGAAGGTCACAACCTTCAGGAGCACAGTGTTGTGCTTATCCGTGGCGGTCGAGTAAAAGACCTTCCGGGTGTGCGCTATCACACTGTTCGCGGAACGCTGGACACCCAGGGTGTGCAGAACCGTAAGCAGGGCCGCTCCAAGTACGGTACAAAACGACCCAAGTCCTGATGTCCCAAGAGGGTGTCTTTTATCGTTGCTTGTTAGAACGGTAAGAGTAAGGCTGAGTAGCAATTTGCTATCTCAGGGGTTCCTGAAGACCTTTTAAATATATAAGGGCTTATCGATGCCTAGAAGAAGAGTTGCAGCAAAACGGGAAATTATCCCGGATCCTAAGTTCGGCAGTGCACGCCTTGCCAAGTTCATCAATCACGTGATGGAAAGCGGCAAGAAATCCGTTGCAGAGCGCATTGTTTATGGCGCGCTCGATATCGTTGCCGACAAATCCAAAGAAGAGCCGATCGACATGTTCGAAAAGGCCCTGGAAAACATCCAGCCGATGGTTGAGGTTAAGTCCCGTCGTGTGGGTGGTGCTACATACCAGGTGCCGGTAGAAGTACGGCCTTCCCGTCAAAACGCGCTGGCAATGCGCTGGCTCGTAGAATTCTCACGGAAGCGTGGTGAAAAGTCCATGGCACAGCGTCTGGCAGGTGAGATCCTGGATGCCGCTGATAGCAAGGGCTCCGCTGTTAAGAAGCGCGAAGACGTTCATCGCATGGCAGAAGCCAACAAGGCGTTCTCTCACTTCCGTTTCTAATAAGCCGAGGTTTATACAGTGGCACGCAAGACTCCGATCAAGAGATATAGAAATATTGGTATTTGTGCGCACGTTGATGCGGGCAAAACCACGACCACCGAGCGGGTCCTGTTTTACACAGGGATTTCCCACAAAATCGGTGAGGTTCATGACGGTGCGGCTACCATGGACTGGATGGAGCAGGAGCAGGAGCGTGGTATCACCATTACCTCCGCTGCGACTACCTGTTTCTGGCAGGGCATGGACAAGCAGTATCCGGAGCACCGGATCAACATCATCGACACCCCGGGCCACGTTGACTTTACCATCGAGGTAGAGCGTTCACTGCGTGTTCTGGATGGTGCCGTTGTTGTTTTCTGTGGTTCCTCCGGTGTTGAGCCGCAGTCAGAAACTGTATGGCGTCAGGCCAACAAGTACGAAGTACCCCGCATGGTGTTCGTCAACAAGATGGACCGTGCCGGTGCTAACTTCCTGCGTGTTGTTGACCAGATCAAAAATCGCCTGGGCGCAAACGCTGTTCCCGTTCAGCTGCCGATCGGTGCCGAAGACAATTTCGCCGGCATTATCGATCTGATTCGTAACAAGGCGATCTACTGGAACGAAGACGACGCAGGTGCGACCTACGACGAGCGCGAAGTTCCGGAAGAAATGGTTGAAGAAGTGGCCATGTATCGTGAGCAGATGGTGGAAGCCGCTGCGGAAGCGAACGAAGAGCTGATGGAGCGCTACCTGGACGAAGGCGAGTTGAGCATCGAAGACATCAAGAAAGGTCTGCGTATGCGTACGCTGGCTAACGAGATTGTCGTCGCGACTTGTGGCTCCGCGTTCAAAAACAAGGGTGTTCAGGCTGTACTGGACTCTGTTATCGAATTCCTGCCTGCGCCTGACGAAGTTAAGGCGATTCGTGGCGAGATCGATGAAGACGGTACCGAAGAAACCCGTCAGGCTGACGATGACGCGCCATTCGCAGCGCTTGCGTTCAAGATTGCTACCGACCCGTTCGTTGGTACTCTGACGTTCTTCCGTGTTTACTCTGGCAAGCTGGAGTCCGGTAACGCGGTGTATAACTCCGTCAAAGGCAAAAAGGAGCGTGTCGGCCGTATGGTCCAGATGCACTCCAAGGATCGTCAGGAGATCAAGGAAGTTCTTGCAGGTGATATTGCCGCGGCAATCGGCCTGAAGAACGTCACTACGGGCGATACTTTGTGCGACGAGAATAACAAGATCATTCTCGAGCGTATGGAATTCCCGGAGCCGGTTATCTCTGTGGCGGTAGAGCCGAAGTCCAAGGCTGACCAGGAAAAGATGGGCGTTGCGTTGGGCAAGCTGGCTCAGGAAGACCCGTCGTTCCGTGTTCGGACCGATGAAGAATCGGGTCAGACCATCATTTCCGGTATGGGCGAGTTGCACCTCGACATCATCGTTGACCGCATGCGTCGCGAGTTCAAGGTCGATGCCAATATCGGTAAGCCGCAGGTTGCGTATCGCGAACGCATTCGCAAGCCTGTAGACGTTGAAGGCAAGTTTGTTCGCCAGTCAGGCGGTCGTGGTCAGTACGGTCACGTCAAGATCAAGCTTGAGCCGCTGCCTCTGGATGAGGAAGATGGCGAAAACTTTATCTTCGTGAACGAGATTGTTGGTGGTGTGGTTCCCAAGGAATACATCCCGGCAGTTCAGCAGGGTATTGAA is a genomic window of Marinobacter sediminum containing:
- the rpsG gene encoding 30S ribosomal protein S7; amino-acid sequence: MPRRRVAAKREIIPDPKFGSARLAKFINHVMESGKKSVAERIVYGALDIVADKSKEEPIDMFEKALENIQPMVEVKSRRVGGATYQVPVEVRPSRQNALAMRWLVEFSRKRGEKSMAQRLAGEILDAADSKGSAVKKREDVHRMAEANKAFSHFRF
- the rpoC gene encoding DNA-directed RNA polymerase subunit beta', producing MKDLLNLLKSQNQSKEFDAIRIGLASPDMIRSWSFGEVKKPETINYRTFKPERDGLFCAKIFGPIKDYECLCGKYKRLKHRGVICEKCGVEVALASVRRERMGHIELASPVAHIWFLKSLPSRIGLMLDMTLRDIERVLYFESFIVIDPGMTTLESGQLLNDEQYYEALEEFGDEFDARMGAEAVKELLEGIDLQAEVDSLREEIPQTNSETKIKKFSKRLKILEAFLYSGNKPGDMVMTVLPVLPPDLRPLVPLDGGRFATSDLNDLYRRVINRNNRLKRLLELNAPDIIVRNEKRMLQEAVDALLDNGRRGRAITGTNKRPLKSLADMIKGKQGRFRQNLLGKRVDYSGRSVIVVGPYLRLHQCGLPKKMALELFKPFIFSKLEHRGLATTIKAAKKMVEREEGVVWDILDEVIREHPIMLNRAPTLHRLGIQAFEPVLIEGKAIQLHPLVCAAYNADFDGDQMAVHVPLTLEAQLEARALMMSTNNVLSPANGEPIIVPSQDVVLGLYYMTRERKNAVGEGMTFADVKEAHRAYGAGKVDLQARVKVRVKEVAIAEDGSRSEAYNIVDTTVGRALLFDIVPDGLSFELVNKPMVKKAISNLINTCYRDAGLKDTVIFADQLMYMGYHYATVSGISIGFNDFEIPPEKYELVDAASQEVKDIETQYASGLLTQGEKYNKVIDIWSRANDKVSKAMMERLSKEQVVGPDGQPVKGEDGEYLMQESFNSVYMMADSGARGSAAQIRQLAGMRGLMAKPDGSIIETPITANFREGLNVLQYFISTHGARKGLADTALKTANSGYLTRRLVDVSQDLVVTEEDCGTDEGLLMTPHIEGGDVVVPLGDRVLGRVTARDAFTPTDKDNAVVSAGTLLDEKTIETLERAGVDEVWVRSAITCETRHGICSKCYGRDLARGHQVNVGEAVGVIAAQSIGEPGTQLTMRTFHIGGAASRASAVDNIQVKHGGTVRLHNLKSIEKTDGSLVVISRSSALAIADEQGREREWYKLPYGAVLSVKHGDAVEAGVVVAKWDPHTHPIIAEAEGTAKFVNMDQGITVRTQTDELTGLSTMEVIDPKERPAAGKDIRPAIQIQDSSGNDVELPGGGAAIFFLPANALVTMANGARIELGDVVARIPQESSKTRDITGGLPRVADLFEARRPKESSILAEISGMVSFGKETKGKKRLVITPKDADAYEVLIPKHRQLNVFEGETVEKGEVISDGPSNPHDILRLLGVVELAKYITNEIQDVYRLQGVVINDKHIEVIVRQMLRKVEINDPGETTLLSGDQVEITQVLEENETANAADKEPARFDRLLLGITKASLATESFISAASFQETTRVLTEGAVTGKRDYLRGLKENVVVGRLIPAGTGLAYHSERRRKRELEAQGVTAADVEEALSAELNRES
- the rpsL gene encoding 30S ribosomal protein S12 — protein: MATINQLVRKPRKRKVAKSDVPALQACPQRRGVCTRVYTTTPKKPNSALRKVCRVRLTNGYEVSSYIGGEGHNLQEHSVVLIRGGRVKDLPGVRYHTVRGTLDTQGVQNRKQGRSKYGTKRPKS
- the rpoB gene encoding DNA-directed RNA polymerase subunit beta is translated as MTYSYTEKKRIRKDFSKLPSVMDVPYLLSIQLDSFRDFLQMEAAPEDRRETGLHAAFKSVFPIVSYSGNAALEYVSYRIGEPVFDVKECQLRGVTYAAPLRVKVRLIIYDKESSNKAIKDIKEQEVYMGEMPLMTENGTFVINGTERVIVSQLHRSPGVFFDHDKGKTHSSGKLLYSARVIPYRGSWLDFEFDPKDSVFVRIDRRRKLPASILLRSLGYTSEQMLEMFFETSKFSLGAEVCKLELVPSRLRGDIATFDIKDNEGNVIAEEGRRITARHIKQLEKAGINELEVPTEYLYGRVLAKDMVDTKTGEVLVECNSELTEELITKILDAGVTEIETLYTNDLDCGPFMSDTLRIDPTRTPLEALVEIYRMMRPGEPPTKESAENLFNNLFFSEERYDLSSVGRMKLNRRLRREESTGEGTLTHEDIIDVLKTLIDIRNGQGNVDDIDNLGNRRVRCVGEMAENQFRVGLVRVERAVRERLSLAESEGLMPQDLINAKPVAAAVKEFFGSSQLSQFMDQNNPLSEVTHKRRISALGPGGLTRERAGFEVRDVHPTHYGRVCPIETPEGPNIGLINSLATYARSNSYGFLESPYRKVVEGVVTDEVVYLSAIEESNYVIAQASAAMDEESKRLTDELVTVRHQNEFTVTPPESVNFMDVSPRQVVSVAASLIPFLEHDDANRALMGANMQRQAVPTLRSQVPLVGTGVERTVAQDSGVCVTARRGGVIESVDAARIVVRVQNEETEAGDAGVDIYNLTKYTRSNQNTCINQRSIVREGDVIARGDVLADGPSVDLGELALGQNMRIAFMPWNGYNFEDSILISEKVVQEDRLTTIHIQELTCVARDTKLGSEEITADIPNVGESALSKLDESGIVYIGAEVGAGDILVGKVTPKGETQLTPEEKLLRAIFGEKASDVKDTSSRVPTGTRGTVIDVQVFTRDGIEKDQRAQSIEKEQLDQYRKDLKDEYRIVEGATFERLMNALKGQEVISGPGLKKGAALDESYLAELPRPDWFKLRMKDDSLNELLEKSEQGLEDRKKEHDARFDDKKGKLQQGDDLAPGVLKIVKVYLAIKRRIQPGDKMAGRHGNKGVISSVMPIEDMPYDEYGNTVDVVLNPLGVPSRMNVGQVLETHLGAAAKGLGERISKMLDEQRKIAELRKLLDEIYNHSDEVFKVDLDSLSDKEILEMCHNLRGGVPMATPVFDGAKEAEVKRMLELAGLSTTGQTMLYDGRTGDEFDRPVTVGYMYILKLNHLIDDKMHARSTGSYSLVTQQPLGGKAQFGGQRFGEMEVWALEAYGAAYTLQEMLTVKSDDVNGRTKMYKNIVDGDHRMEPGMPESFNVLVKEIRSLGIDIELESE
- the fusA gene encoding elongation factor G; the protein is MARKTPIKRYRNIGICAHVDAGKTTTTERVLFYTGISHKIGEVHDGAATMDWMEQEQERGITITSAATTCFWQGMDKQYPEHRINIIDTPGHVDFTIEVERSLRVLDGAVVVFCGSSGVEPQSETVWRQANKYEVPRMVFVNKMDRAGANFLRVVDQIKNRLGANAVPVQLPIGAEDNFAGIIDLIRNKAIYWNEDDAGATYDEREVPEEMVEEVAMYREQMVEAAAEANEELMERYLDEGELSIEDIKKGLRMRTLANEIVVATCGSAFKNKGVQAVLDSVIEFLPAPDEVKAIRGEIDEDGTEETRQADDDAPFAALAFKIATDPFVGTLTFFRVYSGKLESGNAVYNSVKGKKERVGRMVQMHSKDRQEIKEVLAGDIAAAIGLKNVTTGDTLCDENNKIILERMEFPEPVISVAVEPKSKADQEKMGVALGKLAQEDPSFRVRTDEESGQTIISGMGELHLDIIVDRMRREFKVDANIGKPQVAYRERIRKPVDVEGKFVRQSGGRGQYGHVKIKLEPLPLDEEDGENFIFVNEIVGGVVPKEYIPAVQQGIEEQMQNGCLAGYPLLRIKATLYDGSYHDVDSNEMAFKVAGSMAMKKGALEASPALLEPIMRVEVVTPEDYMGDVVGDLNRRRGVIQGMEEGPAGKVIRAEVPLSEMFGYATDLRSATQGRASYAMEFSGYSEAPSNIAEAIIKKG